A genomic stretch from Cydia amplana chromosome 1, ilCydAmpl1.1, whole genome shotgun sequence includes:
- the LOC134662889 gene encoding uncharacterized protein LOC134662889 has protein sequence MDPNFLLKDELEFELACRGVTIKSSVPVLKKLLRELMLGDTSGASGTGNKTVLGVSDKVTAELQTCASKLTVLSNYITEVVGKPDRNLFKRLVSRLYHVINRLSLVSSGSEAENEWQAELTQKAYSLLGKLEEQDDLTENEDLTEEDKKVLQETLGDVGQQIIVKLDSEREGTSKPKEVGLTKQVEEEARVNKGIDIREGQLGKAGSSRDKLIRTSTLDEDFSTRKLVPIAKWGIKFSGSNTSSVNAFIERVSELKEARNASDDDLWRCAIDFFEGDALIWYRANKEYAT, from the exons ATGGATCcgaactttttactaaaagatgAGCTGGAATTTGAACTTGCGTGCCGTGGGGTTACCATTAAAAGTTCTGTACCGGTATTGAAGAAGCTTCTCAGAGAACTCATGTTAGGTGATACGTCGGGGGCCTCCGGGACAGGTAATAAGACGGTGTTAGGGGTCAGTGACAAAGTAACCGCCGAATTACAAACATGTGCATCGAAGTTAACAGTTTTGAGCAATTATATAACAGAAGTCGTAGGGAAGCCTGaccgaaatttatttaaaaggttgGTGTCCAGATTATATCATGTTATTAACAGGTTAAGTCTCGTATCGTCTGGTTCAGAAGCTGAAAATGAGTGGCAGGCAGAAttaacacaaaaagcatactcCCTCTTAGGTAAGTTGGAGGAACAAGATGATTTGACAGAAAATGAAGACTTAACAGAAGAGGACAAGAAAGTGCTGCAGGAGACATTAGGAGACGTAGGGCAGCAGATTATAGTAAAGTTAGACAGCGAAAGAGAAGGCACATCTAAGCCAAAGGAGGTAGGCCTAACCAAGCAGGTGGAAGAGGAGGCACGGGTTAATAAAGGTATAGACATTAGAGAAGGTCAGTTGGGGAAGGCGGGGAGTAGCAGAGATAAACTCATACGAACATCTACCCTCGATGAAGACTTTTCCACACGTAAGCTTGTGCCAATCGCAAAATGGGGAATAAAGTTTTCAGGGAGCAATACCTCGAGTGTAAACGCCTTTATTGAGCGGGTCAGTGAACTTAAGGAAGCAAGAAATGCGTCTGATGACGATCTATGGAGGTGTGCGATAGATTTCTTTGAGGGTGACGCGTTGATATGGTATAGGGCTAACAAGGAGTATGCCACTT AG